The Triticum urartu cultivar G1812 unplaced genomic scaffold, Tu2.1 TuUngrouped_contig_7754, whole genome shotgun sequence nucleotide sequence CGCGCGGGAGGCTTTTTTTTGGTTTTATGTTAATTATGAATTATGAACTGGGCCGTTTAAGTGGACTGATAAACTGGGTCGTTTTGTGGCCGTAACCCCTATATATATGGTTTATATTTTTTTAACTGCGTTTATTTACTTTTTTAGTCATTttatttaagtttttaaatttttttaTTTACGTCCTTTCCGGACAGGTTTTGGGGTGCGGCCGCGTGTTGGACGCACCCACGACCCATCGAACAAACGCGGACATGGACGGACCCATCGGCGCCCCAAAGAAATAAAATCCGGCCAAACCGGACGTCCATTTGGGATCGCACGGTGGAGTTGGTCTGACCGACACAATGCCAGAGAGGTAAAAAttcttgtttttcttcttctttgatgaATTTTGGCGTTTCAATGCAAAAATTGTTGAAGAATCATGTGATGTCCATATACTTATTTTGAGCGAGATGTGATGTCCATAGATAGAGATGATTTTTGCCGTTGTAGTAGGCAAAACGGCCCTGATGACATGATGGAATTCATGACGCCGTTGTATGGTATGGAATTCACGACGCCGTTGTGGGGTAGCAATACCGTTGGCCTCAACGACATTGCCATGTCTATGCATGGCAGATGAAAGCTAATTAAGGAGAGAGAGGGAGTTAAGTTTTGTGGGGTAGTTCGTCTAGGGACCTAAGCTATCTTCAACGGGAGGAGCAAGGCCAGGGCGCTAGGATATAATAAATCCTGGTAGATTGTCAGTTAGGCTGTTTATTCCCAGCGCTAGGTTTTTTTTTGAGGGGTCCCAGCGCTAGGTGTGATGTCGATGCAAAGCATCTAGCTCTAGGCTCAGGGGGCGGAGCTTAGTTAGGGCCAAACCGGGCCATGGCCCGCCCAAGATTTTTGCACATATTTTTTTTACACATGCTTGCTACGTTGCCCAGTCCACCACCTGCAGTCCACCACGCACACTTCACATCCCCAATACACGATCGATACAGCCTGAAGGCTCCATTTCCTCTCGCACGAGTATTGAGCAGCGCAACAGAGGCACTAGGTCAACACAGTAACACTAGCAGCCAGCGGCGGCGGCAAGGCAGGCCCACAAACACAACAAGGAGCAGCTATCACCCACCAGCAACCTACTCACGTCAGTACCACGAGGTTGGAAATGTATCCTGTGCACCCGCACTTGTGGTGTTACCCATGCACCGGATGCTATAAAATGTtttaaaaaatctaaaaaaaatcTAGCATGTTAATGCAACATCAACATATGAAGTTACACAAATTCGTATACAAATTCGGAATATATTTTGAGATAAAAAAATGACAAATTTGACATCAGTGTGATAATGGACCAAATCTAAAGCCCAAGTTTATATACTATTCAGCGTTGAATTTGTCATTCTTGTTTTCAAGTTATGTTTCGAATTTTGACTTGAAATTTCGTGACAACCTACGTTGATGTTGTGTTAGCGTACTAATTTTTATGTATAattttttgaacattttaaaaACACAATGTGAGTTCGGTACACCGGTAGCACCACAAGCTCCGGTGCACCAGATATTTTCCCCCACGAGGTCCAGCCCTCCAGCAGCAAGGCAGGAGGCAGCGTGCAAGATATCACATGTAATCTATTTTGTTTTCCCAAATTCCGGCTTGTAGATTTTCAAATTTGTTTACAAACAGTTTAGGTATCCTGGCTGGCAGATGTAGTTATCCGGGATGACAAGTGTAGTTGTAAAAGCATGACAACTCTATCTGTTTTGGttaactacagttgccatgtctAATTTCTGATAGTTGCCGCGCGTAATCAAACCGTAGTTGTCGTGTGTGATTAACTACTTCCCACATATAGTCAAACAgtagttgccatgtgtgtttacctAGTTGCCACGTGTGGTCCAACCAGAGTTGCCATGTATTGTTAATcacagttgccatgtgtgtttatcTGGTTGCCAGTACacgcaactgcagttgccatctaGCAAAGAATcacagttgccatgtgtgtttacctAGTTGCCACGTGTGGTCCAACCAGAGTTGCCATGTATTGTTAATcacagttgccatgtgtgtttatcTGGTTGCCAGTACacgcaactgcagttgccatctaGCAAAGAATcacagttgccatgtgtgtttacctAGTTGCCACGTTTGCGTAACTGCAGTTGCCATCCACAACGTCGGAGTGTTGTGTGGGCGAAAAGCAGTTCGCCCACACGCGCATGACCTAGATGGTGGCTGTGTGGGCAGAAACTAGTTCGCCCACACAGCGCAGCTGGCAAACAGCGTGATGCGGGCGTGTGGGCAAACTCTCcaacgcccacacaccagccccGTCCTACATGGCACACCAAATCCACCTTTTCATGTCAAGATTCGTGCAAAAGACAGTGAACGACGATTCAGGCGTGTGGGCGAGTTGGagaacgcccacacgtgtgggcgttagtgTTTCCGTAAATATGGCCTTAAAGCATCCATCACCGTCCAGTACTATATGCACGAATTTTGATACAATCTGGCTGATTTTCTGTGCCACGTAGGACAAGGCGTGTGTGGTGTGTGACATAGTTCGCCCACACATCCGTTTTACCACACGGAGGGGCCGGTGTGTGGGCGTTTAGCAGTTCACCCACACACCAGTTTTCAGTCACGCACAagggctggtgtgtgggcatttgccatctcgcccacacgcccgtctcctctcccacacgtaagctgctagttgccatgtgtttttgcagCGCACATGGCAACTGCCTCTAGTGTGCTTTATAAGCAGGTGGCAACTCTCTTTTTTACccgagttgccatgtgtttttgcagggtacacggcaactgcctagtgtgcacgtaagcagatggcaactgtCTTTTAccgagttgccatgtgtttttgcatGGTACATGCCAACTGCCCCAACGTGCatgtacatggcaactgccctaacgtgcacgtaagcagatggcaactcttccttttacatggcaactgccctagcatgcttgtgagcacatggcaactctctcaactgcctagtgttagtatgtggcaactccttaagttatgaaatcatggcaactacattagatcaggccatacatggcaactgcagttgagcaaccatgACAACTGCAATTGTCCGACATGGCAACCGTAGTTCagcgacatggcaactgcagATAAACGAACATGAACGAGGGTCTGGACCATGGCAACTGCGGGCGCGTGGTGGGCGTCACGCGTCGCGTGCGGGACCAGAAGGGTACGAGGCCTGACATACGGGCGTGTGGGCGTTATCAACTTCGCCCACACGCACACGTGTGAGAGGGTTCAGGAGGGAAAAAAAGTTGTGTGTGGGCATTAGTTGTTTTGCCCACACGTAGGTGTGTGGGCTGGTTGCTGTCCATGCCACACGAGGCGTGTGGCACAACTACCCGATACACCACACGTGTGACAGTTATCAGGACCCTAAAGCTTAGGGCAAGGGTTAGGGATGCTCTAAGGAATACTCTGATGTTTACTTTGAATGACTGTTTTTATAACATTgttgatcccaactattcttgaGCTGAATACATTGATCTACAATCTACATCCACCGAATCAAATTTTTGTGTCAACTTCTTCCAAGATATTTATTAATATTTATGCTAAATGAAAATACAATAGTTTCTTAAATCTGCCCTGAATGGCCTGGTTATGGTGATAAGATTACCTGGCTACTTTCTGATTTTGCCAATAAAATTGTATCTCTATTTCTTGACCATAGTCAAGCTAACAATACACATGGTGCACTGTCTCTCATACATGCTATACCTTCTTAATGGCCAATTCTGCACCTCGGGCAGCTTAGCTGAAACTGAACTACCAGAGTAAGGAAACCGTTTGCATCACAGCATCATGAATCCCACATAGGTTTGTCCAATGCAGTGGAGTCAAGCGATGATTCATGGTAAGAATACATATGTTCCTGATTTTTCTGTTGCTCATCAGAATAGCTCAATGCTGTCACATCCGTATTATAGGTCCCAGAGCTTATATCCAAATTTCCGTTGCCTCCTAACCCTAGAAAGTCCTGTGTTAGGCCCGCATCTCCTACCCCTGAAATGTTTTCTTGTCTGTTGTGTTGCGTTTGGATATCAGGCATAATCTGAGGGCTCTCCTTCTCTTGTCTCATGGAAAATGGGTTGTTCATGAGCCCAATTAAAGGCACGGTAGTCGGTGTCATCATGCCGCCACTGGTCCATGCTGAGTTGATCAAGATATTGTTGTGACCATTCATGCTCTCATCTTCCGCGGCCTTCATGCAAACACTGTTAGCTGCTGAATTCCCCATAGAATCTCCTTGGCTTCCGGAAGATATGCCCATATGGTCTCTAGCACTGGTGAAGTTGTTTGCGAATCCTTTTAAAAGCAATGGTGAAATGGGATCCTGGCTGGTCTTTGCCCCCATCTCTGCAGCTTTCTGTAGCAGGGCTGTCGCGGACATGTATGGGGAGTTCATGGACATGTAAGGGTAGCCTGATGCACTTCCATCAAGTGGGAATCCTGGATCCTTGGGTGGTATCTGGTTGGAGAACAAGGCAGTGTTCCTTGTGATGAGAGCATAAGGAGATAATGATCTTAGATGCATGTCTGAGTTGTGGTCGTTGCTGGACATGTTTGCAACCATATCAGTGGGGCTAGGCACCCCATGTGAATACATGTCATGCTGACCATGCAGACTTCCCACCATTGTAGCTAGGCTGTGGTTAACCCTTGAGTTGTCTTCGGCTAATACATCGCAGAAGGCTCGATGCGTGATGAAGCTATCCTTCCTGCATTGACATAAAGTAGAGTTAAATGTCGAGTTCCAAGAAATGCTGCATTTTAAATGGCATGGCTGCGGTGAGCTCGATGGCTAGTCTAATATGATACTCATCAGGGCCTGCCACAGATGCTAAAATATTGCGATGCATTGCTTCAAATAGTATGTAAACTGTGTGAATATGGAAAGCTAATCTAACAAACAAGATTTTCCTTCGTAAGCAACAGAGACATAAGCTACATATAGCATGTGATTTTCAGTTGCAATTAGCTGCAGATTATGCGTCTGCATTTTGTAAAAAAATGATGTCAGTAATCCGGTCTACAATTACTGTTGTCTTACCGAATGACCTTAATGTTCATATGTATCCTTGATAAAAATATTTGTTTTTCATGGTTAACGATGCATTTGCTTGAATTCTTGGTGTGATTATCCGAAGTGAGAAGCATACCTTGAGAAGATAGTTCCGCAATCACATCGGTACTCCTTGGTGCCACATATCTTAGTGTGAGCCTTCCAATCAGATTGGACAGCATACTTCTTCGAACATCGGTCGCACTTCCACTTCTTCTCCCCATGCTTCCTGGAGAAGTGCTTTTTTATGCCGGTGAGATCACCCAAAGCTCGGGTTGCATCATGGTGCGGGCAGGTGACCTCGGGGCAGATATACACCTTCTTCTTAGCGTCAGTGCTGCTTCTCTGCTTGAGCTTCCATGGCAGATTATGACCCCTCCTGTGGAGCTGGAGGTTCTGGTCTCTCTGGAAACCCTTATGGCAGACTTCACATATGTATCGGTTTGTCGCAACGAGTGTCTTGGGTGATAAAGCTACTACTTCCACGTCTGGGTCTGCAAGATGGACATCATGAAACCAATGTTAGGTTACCACAGATTGGAACACTCTTTTTTTGTTCATCACTTCAGTTTCTGACCTGGCTAGTATGTTGTGGGTTCATTTAGCAATTCAGTATTGTAAATCAAAGTCTGTTCTTTAGTATCCATTTGCAATCCCTTTGTACCATTTGTGTGTTAAAATTAGAAATGTGATTGGCGGTCTGAACTTGAAACTACAATTTGCTTTATTTTGTGATGCTGAGTTGGCAAATACTACATCATACTCCTATGGGCGGAACTCATCCAGGTTCGTGTTTTTTTATTTCTTTAAACTATAGAGCTACATGTTTTGAGAAACCGTAGATAAATATAGAAGTAATAACATAAATTTCTGTTATGAAACAGTAAAACATAACATCATGAGTTCGTTGGTCAAATCTATACAACACTGAACAAGGACAATTTGATCTTCCATATCTCAGTTGCTAGGTACTAAGAAAGATACAGTATGGTAAAGTTGAGACTTTCTAACAAACCATGCACGGTCGCCATTTTAAACATTCATCTGGTGCATCTCATTGTTATATTGCACTTGCACGTGTGTTCATCAGACCAACAATAGTTGAAACTTGAGTTGAGGCAACATATATACCTGGATTCCCTGGATGACCTCGCCTCTTTTTCACCACGGGCATGGCCGCCGGGTCGCCTCTGCTCGGCCCCGCCGCGCCGACCTCGAGCTTCGGTTGCTGCTGGAAGCTGCTCAGGGACTCTTCCTCGGACGTGTGCGACATTgttggggacttgagttgctgGCTGTTCCAGAGGG carries:
- the LOC125531654 gene encoding protein indeterminate-domain 12-like; this translates as MSHTSEEESLSSFQQQPKLEVGAAGPSRGDPAAMPVVKKRRGHPGNPDPDVEVVALSPKTLVATNRYICEVCHKGFQRDQNLQLHRRGHNLPWKLKQRSSTDAKKKVYICPEVTCPHHDATRALGDLTGIKKHFSRKHGEKKWKCDRCSKKYAVQSDWKAHTKICGTKEYRCDCGTIFSRKDSFITHRAFCDVLAEDNSRVNHSLATMVGSLHGQHDMYSHGVPSPTDMVANMSSNDHNSDMHLRSLSPYALITRNTALFSNQIPPKDPGFPLDGSASGYPYMSMNSPYMSATALLQKAAEMGAKTSQDPISPLLLKGFANNFTSARDHMGISSGSQGDSMGNSAANSVCMKAAEDESMNGHNNILINSAWTSGGMMTPTTVPLIGLMNNPFSMRQEKESPQIMPDIQTQHNRQENISGVGDAGLTQDFLGLGGNGNLDISSGTYNTDVTALSYSDEQQKNQEHMYSYHESSLDSTALDKPMWDS